From Aegilops tauschii subsp. strangulata cultivar AL8/78 chromosome 5, Aet v6.0, whole genome shotgun sequence:
AAGACTGTTGCGATCTTCTATACTTGTGGGCCATCAAGACTATTTCATGGCattgttgccggggagcataactCTATTTCTTAAGTTCACTTGGGAGTGAACTATCTGCTGCCGTTTATATCTACTATGAAGAATCTAAGAGACTCTAAGACAAAGATCATCCCCTCTAAagcgaggggaggtaaggaactgtcaACTAGCTATACGCTTGATTCACCTACTGTTTTGAGTCAGTTTGTGACACCACCACTTGCTATACAATCTGATATGTCACAAGTAATAGACACTGCTTCTCCTATTGATGATACTCATGATGATGTTTCTATGTCCCTTGATAAAAGTATGCCACTTGGCAAATTACTTGATGTTGATATTGCTAAAGCTAAAGAATCTAGATTTATTAAAAATTGTGAATCACCTGCTAGACCTAGTACTCATGTTGGAAGTAAAATATTAGAAGATGTTCGAGAAGGTTATACTTTTGATGAGGAGATTACTAGAGATCTTATGGCTTATGATACTTGTAACGACATAGAAGGTTTTATTGCTATACTTAAAGAAAAGATCATTAACAAAATGATGAAATATGATCTTAAGTTAGCAATTTCTCCTATTTTCATTACTGATAATGATTATggattctctgttgatcctgaacTTATTACTTTGGTAGAATCTAATCATTTTCATGGTTAAATGCGAAACAGTTGttgcacatcttactaaattggaTTATAttgccaccctatttgctcaagAGGAAAAGATTTGCTACTATTATATTcttaaattgtttcctttctcattaaagggtgatgctaaaacatggtgtAATAATCTTGCTCCTGATTGTGTGGGTAGTCCCCAGAATATTATCTGTTACTTAACTAAAAGGTATTTTCCTGCTCATATGTGACAAGCCGTCTTGCAGGATATTTACAACTTTGAACAACTTGAGGAAGAAATTTTCCCTCAAGCTTAGGGAAGGGTTCTCCAActtgaggaagaagaggaagaagaggaggaagagggagaagaagaggacgaagaagaagaggaagaagaagaggaagaagaagaagaagaagaagaagaagaagaagaagaggaagaagaagaagaagaagaagaagaagaagaagaggaggaggaggaagaagaagacgaagaagaagaagaagaatacaAGAGAAGTGGAAAAGTAGTTATATAGGGATTGAATATTCGTGTTGATCGGgtggatttaaatgtgcagttgtttcgtcGCTGCGAGGGAGTGAGAAGCTGAAAGGGCGCGCGGGGGCACGCCATCAGCTCTTGTGGGGCCCACATGGCTCTATTTTACCTAATCTCTTGCCTATAAATTCCCTAAAATCCAGAAACCCATGAAGCGAGACCTGAAACAATTTTgtcgccgctgcaagcctctgttcttccgcgatctcatctggaggccttttctggTACTTTGCCGGTGGGGGAAACCATTGGGGAGGCAATCTTATTCGACCTTGCTGCCtccatgatgatgtgtgagtagttcccaCAGGACCAACGGGTCCATAGAAGTAGCTAGATggcgcgctctctctctctctctctctctctctctctctctctcttatctTCAATATGATGATCACTTCGGAGATCTATTCGACGTAATTATCGCGGtttgtttgttgggatccgatgaattgcgggTTTAGGATCAGATTATTTATTTAAAGTATGTGAGTCTTTTCTGAGATTTATTTATGTGTGATTTTATAGCCTTGTATTTGTCTTCGATCTATCTTTTTTGGCCAATTAGACCAATTTATGTTCAGCGTGAGGGGAAGAATAGCCCCCGTCTTGTTCGGCAACGCCGTTCCTTCGCTTCCATGAAGCACGGATCAGGGTTGGTTTTGGGGGCTGGGGACGATGGTGGCCTGCGAAGAGGGCAAGTCACCGGCGATGCGTCGGTGttggccttcctgggacccaaGCGGTGATAGCGTTCCATGTTCTACTTTTCCTTGATATTGGCGGCGGATGGCTTGGCCGCATGCGCGAGAGGAGCTGTACGACACGCCCACGTCCATGACAACCACATTGCCCGCACCGCCGTGCTCCCCTGCGTATTGGCCTACAGTAACTCGCCACTCCTCCGCGAGCTGCCTTGGAGCGGCAAGTTGCTGAACCACACGCCGACTTGGAGCCTCCCCCATGGTACGGACGGCCTAGAGCAAGGAGGGAGGTAGAGCAGCGAGTTGCCTGGCTCCTATCCGGcaggctcggcgggccacccagccggcttttatgccggagaactTCTCTTCCTGCTCGTTGGATGTCATGAAGAGTGTGGAGAATATGGTGCAAGGAATAGATGGGGAGCGAAGGTGTGGTGTGGTTCTTGCCTGGCGTCTTGCATCGTTTAACAGCAGGTAGACGGGAGGAGTCAACTGGCGTTGTGTTTAATACCCGCTGGCTCGCAAAAGGACATGTGACCATGTgaccggagtaggtttctcggcaCACGTGCGGGTTTAATGGAGGTAGGCAGGCAGTCTGTAGCCgtttgaatgcggcgaggaggcgtgtttagccggacgtgcagcgggcggcgcttCCTCGGCCGGaacgccgcttcaatgccggcagTGAAAGGCCGCGTCCACTCTAGACCGGCGTCAATGTGAGCACCTGACGTCGGGCGAGAAAGCACACAGGTGAGGGGGGATGGTTTTGGGTGGGGCAGGATTGCCAGACGTGAAAGCAGTCCGAACGCCGGCAACCTCCTCTTCCCTTCTGTCTTCGGTTTACTAAAACACATTCGGACCGCTCGACAGACTGATACAAGCCTGCTTGGATGGCAGAACACGTCGGGACCATGTGGTTCAGACAAATGCGCAAGGTTCAAGGGTCCGCATTGGATATGCCATGAAAAAACTGAATTGGACCAAGGAAAGGTGCTCAACCGAGTGCCCTCTGAACATTGCTGAAGCGGATCAAAAACTCTGTTTCACAGCGTCACACCTCAACGTCATATCAGGCTCTGATGGCCGACACATGTATCAACTCAACAAATGCAGAGCATTCCTGATTCCCCTACACAGCATCGACACACTCAACAATCCGTCGGAGACTCCTGGGAGCTAGCAGTAAGCCTGAAGACGGCGCCCGCGGCAAGCATTCGCATTCCAGTGCTGGTCATTGGTAGTGCATCTCGTCGAGGACGACGGCGAGCGCGACGATGAAGGCGTAGTCGATGCCGGGGTTGACGGTGACGCTGTAGGCGTTCTTGCCCAGCAGCGCGCTCACCACGGTGGACCGGCGGTCGATCCTGGCGATGAGGGTGTCGGATTCGCCGAGGGAGACGGAGCAGGCGCCGTCGTGGTAGCTGCCGGTGATCCGGAAGTCGGGGGACTGCTCGGCGTCGTTGCTGGCGAGGAAGACGCTGACCTTGGTGGACCACCGCAGCTGGATCACCGACGGCTTCACCACCGTGAACAGCAGGTCCCGCCGGCTCGTGCTGTCCCCACGGAACACCTTCCACCGCGTGTTCATCACCAGCGCCTGGATGGATCGACCGGCCACCAACCGCGGCGCGTCAGGGTCAGACGGTTGGGGGAGAAGAAATCAACGAGCTTGGAGGAAACAGAGGGGGGCGACACGAAAGGGGAGAAGAAGACCCACCGATTCCTGCACGGTGAGGACGGGGCGGCGGTGCGCGTCGGcgaggaggcagcggcggcggaggctgAAGAGGACGCCGTCGACGCGCAGCAGCAGGGCGCCCGTGGCGGCGTCGGTGACCGTGAAGTCGTTGCCGGACATGCTGAGCGTCTTGGCCACCGCCAGCGCCGCCTCGTCCCCCGCGCAGAAGCGCGCGTCCACCACCGCCAGCGCCGGCACCGCGTCCATCTATCCCTCCCGGCGCGACACGTCGTCCGCAGagcaggtggcggcggcggatcggatcgatcgggcgatggtggggatgATGGGCGCACGCGTCTTCCCCTGTCCTAGTTTCGGACCGGGATGTTTGACCAGCTCGGCACCACCAGCATTAACAATGGCAGCTCGGCTTCAGGATATATAGGTGTATATATTGATTGATTCTTCGTCAGGTGGGTCAGGTCTGAACGGGAAGCTCTCCACGGCGACATCGACAGCGATAGAAATATCAACTTTGGCAAAGAAGAATCCATCTTTGCTTGACGCCAGTTCTCATGGCGCCTACGTGGAAGCAGGGGAGtcaggggcggagccaggatttgaGCATGAGGGGAGCGAAGAACCCAATACCAACCAATCATATATAACATTGTAAAAATCTATTGTATATATCAACGGAATCAAATTGCAAGTATATATAGTTCACAATTTGGAataaaataacaattttattagtTTATTTAAGTATAACTCTAGACCGCAAATCATATTACCTATATCAAACAAGTCAACAATATCATTCTCAAAACCTAAAAACCaaaaaataaataacaaaacttTTGGTTGTCATCTTGATGTATAGTTATACAATTTTATGATTTGTAGTAACCAATGTAACAATAACATTACCTAGTAATTTGTGTAGTCTTATTATATGTTGGATATAACTTGAGACTTTGGTTTAGCTCTGACCACATGAAGCATAAGAGTATAGGACTTGATACTCACCAACAAATGACAACAGCTTCATTGGGACGAGCTTGTGTCGACGGTTGAGGCAGCTGATGGCAATGCTCCAATGCCCTGGCGCATGCAGGCAGCGGCGATCTATCCCAGAAACCAAATCAAAAGAAATACCAACAATCAGTGCAAGGTTCTGATTCACAAAATAATATTACTAATAGCTAATAGCCACTATTGGTACTAGTACCTGCTTGTATCCAAAGGGTGGCCTTCCGGCGCCCAGCCGTAGATGGCGTCGTGgcgagcgacggcggcggcggcaagcgcCCTAGCAGCCAGATGCATGCACAGAGGATCAATCAATTGATCTGATCGATGGCACCAGCGCTCCGCAAAACAGTTACTAGGTACATGGGTATGGGGAAAGGCCGTGATGGCACATGGGCTACTGGGCATAGTTTGTTGCGTACTAATTCCAGGATTGATCAAGGTGGGCTATCATTAATCAAGTGATTACTCGGCCATTAGCATCCCTAATTAGGCCTGGACTCTAATACACCAGTACGTATATACCAGAAAACTTCAGGCGGGGCGAGCGGTTGGAGGGGGTCTAGCCCGTGCTCGCCCACTGGCTTTTTTCATCTTAATAATCATTTCTCTAATCTTCGAGTTGCTTAGTGAGTAAACAATCAGGATGGATTCGAACCCAGCGAGCCGTTGGCTGCTTCGGTGATGTTTCTTTGCCTTGGCCTGTTGTGTGGTTTGGCGAGAATCCAACAGCGCGCCGACCACGGAGTGAGGAAAGCGTGTGGAGTCTGAGGAAGCTGTAGCCGCTGTCGCCGGTGTCGGCCCGGCCGACCTCCAGTTTAATGTTTTGTCCTAGGGACAAAAATGGGCCCTCTCGACGAAAATGGAGTCTCTCGCACGGGCCCGCAGTGGGGCCAGATCTCACTTCGTTTCCCCCCAGTTTCATCATCATCGTAGAAAGAGGAAAGTCTATTTTTGTCTCTCAACTAATCACCAAGTgtacccctcaaaaaaaaaactaaaactaatcacGAAGTGTGGAATTCATGCATAAACTTTAAAATCGAACAACTTGCATCCTGATAACTCGTTAAGCTAgccgtttcaaaaaaaataaaaaagacaagTTTGGCCCCTCCCTAAACTAAAATGGTTTATTTGACTTTGACCGGTTGGTCCCGCATATATCTGGGCATACATTGGGCAGGGCCAAAAAAAGCCTGGAGCTAAAAATATCGGGTCGGGCCGGGGCCAAGCCTGGCCGAAGCCCAAAAAGCCTGACACGGCCCGGCTACGGCTAAAATTATGTTTTGCGCAAGCCTGAGCACGGCCCGACGTGCCGGCGCTCTCGATTTCCAGGCCCGAGCCCGCCCGGGATTTTTGGGCCGTCCGGGCCGAGCTGCCCATAGCCAGGTATAGTCCCGCATGGCAACAGTTTCGTCAACCTTAGGCTCTCATTTTATTTTATGTCCCCATTGGTCCAAATAGTTGAGCCTGTCTTTCCCTGGCTGCAACAAATACGCGTCCTTCTCGGTCGATGGAGGCATGTACGCGTGCGTCCTTCGTCACCGCCGTCCCTCTCAGTCTGTGCCTTCATGATTCTGTACCCTGCAATGGCCGTGAAGCGCCTCTCTGAGGACCATGCCGCTGGTGCCACAAACCGTGAATCCCATGCCGAACCTCGCATGCTTGCCCAGCTACTGTAACGCTGGACGTGACCGCCTCCTCTCCTACGACCTCCTCGAGCAAGGCATCATTGACGCCTGACTTCACGGCAACCCACCGCGGGCAATGACCACATGCCTCTCCGTTACACGCGGTGCCGCGACCGCTTTCACCTTCCTACGAGTGAACTACATTGTCGTGTGCCGCTGCGCATGCCCCCGGAACACTGCCACGAATGATGACACATAACTTGTTTGATTAAATGGCTACTAGGGCGAGAACTCGGCTGAGATATGAGGAAAGACACAGAGTGGGAAgaatgatgaggtggcagtcaaCTAGTAACACCAGGGTCAAAACCACTCCATATGTCATCAGATAAACCACTTCCGGGCTGGAGAGGGACCAAACTTCTCAAGTTTAAAGCATCTACAGCCGCGGTCCCTTATACGCCCGCGGACAGCGCGCGCTGACCTTTCATATTTTGTGTCCGATATTCACATATCTTAAATCTGGACTCTTAAATCCATGCACGTCGATCGTACAAGCTAATCTCGCATGTAACTAACAATGTTGGTATCGAAAATACATAGGTCTTGTTACATAAAATTTGTCAAGTCCGCAACTCAAACGTTAGCTCTTGGTTTTCATTATGGGTCCAGATATGCTCCACAAGGTCATTGAGTAGCTGCGCGTGCACCTGATGATCTCGAAGATTTTGATGCATCTGCAGAATCTTCTTAAGTTGAGCTGCATCTTGATCTTCCGGGATTTAAACTTGTTCTTAAGGTGCTTCAATACAATTGGTTTGGGCTACACCATCACCCTCATCCTCGACAACATATTGTGCAAAATAACACAACATGTCATGAGCCGCCACAGAGTTTTTAATTCCCACATCATTGCAGCTCCACAAGCAATTCCCCGGTGAGCTTGAAGCACTCCAAATTCCCTCTCCACATTCTTCCTAGCTGGTTCCTTCCTGCATTGTTGCAAAGTGGCTTTGTTTGTTTCCCTATAGTTCGGATATGGTCTTCACAAATGCCGCTCACTGAGGATAGATGTCATCTGCAAGATAGTATCCCATGTTATACTCACGGCCGCTAATAGTGTAGTTGCACCTGAACACCGGAGATTATTGAAGCATGTTGATGTCGTTGTGAGACCCCGACATTCCAAAGAAAGCTTGCCAAATCCACAAGTCATGTGATGTCACCGCTTCAAGTATGATGGTGACCTCTTTGGTGTGACCTTGATAAATTCCACGCAAACCTTTGGGGCAGCTCTTCCATtgccaatgcatgcaatcaattgATCCGAGCATTCTTGGAAACCCTCTGGCCTCTCAAATAGCCAACAACCTTTTCTGTGTCCTCCGCATTTGGTTCTCTCAGATACTCGGCTTCAAACACCTGCACCACGGCGCGGGCAAACTTGACAGTAGTCTTCAGGCATGTGCTCTCCCCCATCCTGACCATCTCACCAACGACATCTAGGCAGTACCAAGTGCAAGCATCCTCAGAGCAGCGGTGCACTTCTGCTTAGCAGAGAAAGAAAGTTGGCCACAACAATCCCTCTTCAGCTCTAAGTATTCATCATGTGCCTCCACTCCCTCCACAATGCGCAAGAACAATGGTTTCCGCATGTGGAAACGGCGACGAAACCATGGATCATCCGGGAAAGTTGGGTTCGGAGCAAAGTAGTCCCTCTGCAATAGCCGTGCTCTAGACACCCTATCCCATTGATCACTCTTCTCCCTTTGATTGAGCCCTTAAAGTTGAGAATATACTCCACCTGCCGGTCCATTTCCACTTGCATGCTCATGAGCATGATCATGTCCACTTCTTCGTCCAAATCCGAGGAAACGATGAACACTTCTTGAATCATTTGATCAAGCTCCGTCGGTCCATACTCCTCGTCGGAGGAAGCATCGAACACATAGACTGCAAGGCGGGGCCGGAGATTTGCAGGACGTATATCGGTGGGGTCCGGGCCTGGCGTAGACGTCCCCGGCGGCGAGGACAGGAGAgatgagtgatacgtctccaacgtatctataattttttattgttccatgatgttttattatcaatcttggatgttttataatcattttatagtcaatttatatcattttttggtactaacctattgacacagtgccaagtgccagttgctgttttttccatgttttttacatcgcaggaaatcaatatcagacggagtccaaatgcaacgaaacttcacgatgattttttatggaccaaaaggaagaagttgggccctggttgcacctagggggagtcccgaggaggggacaacccaccagggcgcgccaggaggcccaggcgcgccctggtgggttgtgcccacctcgggtgccccctggaccgcctctttgctctataaataccccaaaaatcccagaaccctagaagcgtcgatgaaatattcatccagccgtcgcagagtccagaaccaccagatccaatctagacaccatctcggatggggttcaccacctccattggtgcctctccgatgatgcatgagtagttctttgtagaccttcgggtctgtagttagtagctagatggctttcccTCTCTCActaaattctcaatacaatggtctcttggagatccatatgatgtagctcttttgcggtgtgtttgtggggatctgatgaactttgagtttatgatcagtcatatctttttatatccatgaaagttatttgagtttctttgatctcttatatgcatgatctcttatagcctcgtatttcttctccgatatttgggttttgtttggccaacttgatctatttatcttgcaatgggaagaggtgcccggtaagtgggttcgatcttatggtgcttgatctcagtgatagaaagggaaccgacacgtatgtatcgttgctactaaggataaaaagatggggtctatatctaacgcaatagataaacggatcttgtgtacatcatgtcatcgttcttattgcattactccgtttttccatgaacttaatacactagatgcatgctggatagtggtcgatgtgtggagtaatagtagtagatgcaggcaggagtcggtctactaatcttggacgtgatgcctatgtaatgatcattgcttggatatcgtcataattatttgaggttctatcaattgcccaacagtaatttgtttacccaccgtttgctatctttctcgagagaagccactagtgaaacctgcggcccccgggtcttctttctcatatatttgcttgcgatctacttttcctttgcatttttattcagatctattaaaccaaaaatacaaaaatactctgctgcactttatttatttgcgatctattatttcaatctactacaattttctggcatcgttacccgaaagggattgacaacccctttaacacgtcgggttgcgaggtgttgttatttgtgtgcaggtgttgtttacgttgtgttgcttggttctcctactggttcaataaccttggtttcttcactgagggaaatacctactgttgctgtgctgcatcatcccttcctctttggggaaataccaacgtagtcctagtagacaggagcttttctggcgctatagtcagagagccatcaaggaccccttcccgctgccccgcattgaccaaatcattgacgCGACTGCAGGACACTATTCACTGTGCTTCCTCggcgcatactccggataccatcaaatcaagatgaaggaatccgatcaggCCGCAAAGGCATTCATTACTCCGTATgagcctttctgcttcaacactatgcctttcggactcaaaaacgccggcgcccgttaccaatgcatgattcaaacatgcctggattagcaaattggcaagacggtggaggcatatgtagacgatgtagtcatcaaaactaaaCATGTTGACTCCTTGGTGGACGACTTACaccttacattcgacaacctccgaacatatgacatacggctcaatccaGAAAAATGCATTTTTGGTGTTCCGGCCGGAAAGCTCCTTgggttcattgtttccaatagaggaatcgaagcaaatccagccaaaatccaagCCCTGCCACAATTGGCAACGCCAACAGAcctaaagcaggtccaaaaactagctgggtgcgtggcagccttgagccgcttcatctccagattgggagaaaaggcactaccactttatcgcctgctccgacgtaccgaccactttgagtggacggatgcAGCAACaaccggattggaagaaataaaaactttgttagcaagcaacgcaatccttgccgcaccaaacgtcggcgaacctATGTTGCTCTATATATCTGCAAgtcaccaggtggtgagtgctgtgctcgtcgtcgaacgagaggaagagggacacaaattcccactccaaaaaccggtctactatgtatcggcggtccttacaccatgcaaatcccgatacccacaCTAttaaaagatagcatatgcggtctttaTGACATCTCgaaagctgcggcactactttcaagagtgttcgatcacggtggcttacaaagtaccactcaatgacatcataaacaATCGAGACGCCACTGGCCacattgccaaatgggccatcgagctcttaccatttgaaataacatacaagccacgccgagctattaaatctcaggtgttggccgactttgtcgccgaatggacagaagccgaactccctaaagagtacaacacatagtccaactgggtgatgtactttgacggctctaaaatgttagccggattggggtctggtgtcatcctaacatcccctacaggggacacagtccgttatgtattacaaatcatgtatacggactccaatAACGAGGCCGAATATGAGGCACTACTACATGGTCTCTGGATGGCCGTttctatgggcatacaatgcctcgaggtgcgtggggattagaaccttgcaatatcccaaataaacagagaattcgatgcaaaagatccaaagatggcggccTACCGCAACgtcgtactcaaaatatcagctcggtttgagggcctcgagtttcatcatgtggctcgagatagtaatcaagcggcggacatccttgctcgaatgggcgctaaacgcgacgtcgtcccgcctaacacctttgtggaaaggATCTTCAAGCCATTCGTGCtatggcaggacgagagcggaAATACCAGTCCGGCGCCGATCACATCCCCGGATGCCGAACACGATTcggatatcatcgggggctcgggcACCGAACCAACGACTTCCGCCCATGTAATCATGGCGGTAGTCGCTCCATGAACGGAACCCTTCttagcctaccttaataggcaggaGCTCCCTGATGACTAGAACGAGGCCCGTCGCATAGTTCGACGTtctaaagcctacaaagttcacgaaggagaactctacaagaaaagtactaccggagttcttcaaagatgtatctccaaagaggaagggcggcagctcttggcagAAATACATGCTGGCCtcggcggccatcacgccgcagctcgggccctcgtaagtaaggccttccgtacaggtttcttttggccgacggcccgagaaGACGCACAGGCCCTTGTACAACGctgtgtcggatgccagctttttgccaatcaaagctatatgccgcccactgccctaaaaacaatccccattacctgGCCTTTCGCGGCCTGGGGGctagacatggtcggaccccttaaagggggaagccatgagaagaaatatttgctggtaatggtggataaattcactaaattgatagaggccaaaccagtaaaaacggccgaagccggaccggtgatcgactttatatccggtgtcgtaCACTGCTATGGTGTCCCGCATAGCATTATTACTAACAACGGCTCTAACTTCACAGCCAATGAGGTGAAACGTTGGTGTGCTAACCTGGGCATCAAACTCGGTTACGCCTTCgtatatcaccctcaaacaaatGGTCAGGTTGAACGGgctaatggcctgataatgagcaGCATCAAACCCAGACTGGTGCGATTCCTAAAGGAGTCGgataaacactgggtcgaggaactcgattccgtactctgggggctgcggaccactcCCAATCGCACGgccggatacacaccttttttcatggtgtacggcgcagaggctgtcttgccctgcgacattattcatgactcacctcaagTGCGCATggacgaagagagagaagccgagctcgatcggcaggatgacctagatgttggggaacgtagtaatttcaaaaaaattcctacgcacatccaggatcatggtgatgcatagcaacgagaggggagagtgtgtccacgtaccctcgtagaccgaaagcggaagcgttagcacaacgcggttgatgtagtcgtacgtcttcacgatccgaccaatcaagtaccgaacgcacggcacctccgagttctgcacacgttcaactcgatgacatccctcgaactccgatccagccgagttttgagggagagttctatcagcacgacggcgtggtgacgataatgatgttgctaccgacgcagggcttcgcctaagcactgctacgatattatcgaggtggactatggtggagaggggcaccgcacacggctaaaagatccaagagatc
This genomic window contains:
- the LOC109774928 gene encoding protein LURP-one-related 15, which codes for MDAVPALAVVDARFCAGDEAALAVAKTLSMSGNDFTVTDAATGALLLRVDGVLFSLRRRCLLADAHRRPVLTVQESALVMNTRWKVFRGDSTSRRDLLFTVVKPSVIQLRWSTKVSVFLASNDAEQSPDFRITGSYHDGACSVSLGESDTLIARIDRRSTVVSALLGKNAYSVTVNPGIDYAFIVALAVVLDEMHYQ